In Miscanthus floridulus cultivar M001 chromosome 8, ASM1932011v1, whole genome shotgun sequence, the sequence agttgtgagcggctttgggtgattcgccacgatggagtatcgaagaatcaacccgtagagagcacttgatctttacgtggatcaagagggagctacacccttgcgcgggtggtccaatgaggactagtggggagtggcgactctctgatacctcggtaaaacatcgccgcgtttctctctctctatttactttaagcatttactttgagcaattcaatacttgtctttacattcatagaattgccatgctagagtaagtttagaacatatgttgcaagtcctttgtgcgttagagtaatataaatacttttctaggcataagaggttaattgggctaaccgtaggatttaattattgcaagaaaatttagaattagcccaattcacctcccttttgggcatcttgatcctttcaactacGGAGGCAGGCGCGGCGGCCGCAGGTGGCGCGGCAGTGGCGGGCATAGGTGATGCGGCAGAGGCGGGTGGACGTTGCGGAGGCCGTTGCGGCGGGCGGACATTGCGGAGGCAGTCGTGGGGGGCGCAACTTGCGCATGCGGTCGCTGTGAAGGCAGGTGCTACAGCGCTGGTGGCTAGAGCAGGCACTGTGGGCGTCGGTGCCAGAGGCAGCCACACAGAGATAGTTTACTGAGATTTTTGTGAATGGGAAGAACACCGGAACTTCCTAGGAATAGCAGGTGACCCAACCATCGGGGTCACTGCATCGCCGTGCCCACCGCAGCTCCTGTCTGAGCCTACGCTGCCTGCGCTCACCTGCGCCACCTACGACGACCGCCTCTCTCCCACTATCATTCCCCCTTCTTCATAAGTTTTCTCTCCCTTAGGGTTCTTAATAGAGGTCCTAAATCTAAATATTTTGTGGTGTATTCTCTGAGATTTGGAATGGGAAAGGAGGCCCGAATCCTCCTCGTGCCCTCTGAGATTCGTTTGTTCATCCGTGTTCTTAGTTTTTCCCCATTTTCGTCTTGACTGCGATTTGATTTTTCTCGGAGTTTAAGTCAATCCAGGTGATGATTTTTTGGGAATAGGTTTGTATCAAGTTGAATTTCATGTGTGCAAAATTTGGGCTCAAGAGCTTTTGATTTGGGTCGGTTTTTGTTTGATCGTTGTGGCCGCTCGTCTGCCTGTTCTTTGTTCTCGGTCTTTCTGTTCATGAGGCACAGGCTCCGATCGATGGGTGGAGACAGCAGCGCTACCAGTGCTGGTGCTCTAGCACCGAGCGTGCTCGTCTGAGCAGCGCCCGTCCCCAGGCCAGAGCAGGCGCTTGCCTTCTCCTGCGGAGCATGCCAGCCAGCAGCCGAGCGCTCGCCAGGCTCCATGCGGTGCTGGCCCGAGCGGCAAGGAGGCCCGCCCGTCGCTCCAGGTCTTCGAGACCGATTTCTCTCTGTGCCGTGCTTCGTTCTCCCTCTCTTTTCTCTTGTTTCTGATCGGCTGTTACTGGACGGTGCTGTGTTCACCGCTCTCTCCCAGGCGGTGCACCATCCTGCTCCAGGCGGTGCCCTTTGAGAGCTGTCCGGTTTCCTCTGTTTCTTGTGatcgatctctctctctctctgttcgtGTTTTTGCCTCTTGTGTTCCCGCGCTGGGAGTCGGACTCAGGTCCCATAGTTCGATACCCAGGCAGAGGAGTCCGGCTACTGGTTTTTCGTTTGCTGCTCGTCGCGGTGCTTGCAGACCAGCATCAAGCGCATCAGCTCTGTGCGCTCGTCCAGCGCCGAGCAGAGCTCGTCGTGAGCCAAGGTGAATCTGTCCTTAATTTTGATTGGTCAAAAAGTTAGCTTCTTGCATCTGTTTTTCTCTATTCGTTGCTTGATCCTGCTTCAAGCACTTGCGTGTGGTGCTCACCTACGCCTGGCACCCGCCTGCGCTCGCGCCGGCTTGGAGAGCCGCCGTCGGCCACCTGCGCCCGCACTGGCCTGGAGAGCAGCCGCCGCCGAGAAACGAATCGAGCTGGTAGGGTTCGTCTTCGGGGCTGAATCGGTCGTATGGCCAGGATGCCTTATCCTTTTGTCCATGAGGGTAATTCGGTCTATACGGAAATACAGTATGCATGCAACACCTGCAGGTGGGCCTAAGGGCGTTGGATATGTCCATAATAATAATTATCAGCCACTTCAACAATTATAATGGTAAATTTCTAAATAGCTGAACTGTAATGGCAAATGTCCAAAGCACTAAAATTGTAATGCTTAGAATCAAAATAACCGTAAAAAAAACGCCGCAGCGGCGACGGCAGCGACGAAACCCGGCGCTCCTGCAACCTCCGCCGCCTGCGACGCGACCCcatcggagcaccgccgccgccgccgccacgacggTAGGCAGGTTTTCTCCCGCCTCAAAGCTGTCGTGGCGCCACCGGCCCTTTCCAGCAGCGGCGTCGGCGCCCGCGATGGCCGGGACCAAATCCGGCCTAACCTCCATGGCCGGTGGCTTCTTCGGCCAAACCAGCTCCTCCGCCGTGTCTTCCTCCACGGCTTCTTCGGCGACTACGTCCGCTCCAAACTCGGGTCCTCCCGCTCCAAGGCCAAGACGCCGCTGCACCAGCCATCTGGGCCACTCCTCCACGGCGTCTTCGGCGACCACGTCCGCTCCGCACTCGGGTTCTCCCGCGTCGAGGCCAAGATGTCGCTCAGACCCGAAGCTGCACCAGCCATCTGGGCCACTCGGAGACCCACATCGACGGCGCCCACCATGTGCTCATTGAAATACCCTCAAGGTAACCTATGTTACAGGGTCTGCTTTCCTGAGGATTTTTTAGCTTATTTGAAACCTGACCATGTTGCTAAAGGATGTTACTTCACAATCACGTCATTGGACAGTGAATGCCCGAAAATTGTTATCCAATCAAGGGATCTCAGCCTGGGGTTCGTCTTTCTTCATGGAGACATACACGCTGCTTTGCAGGTCCTGTTTATTTCACACCATCCCTTTTGTTCTATTTGTATTTGTATATGATTTCCCCTGTTGGATTAGGCCATGAAAGGTCAGATTCCGGAAAATTTGGATAAATGTCTCATGCCTCACTAGCGCCATGAATCTTCTTCTGAATGTGTTTCATTCTCTACCTGTCATAGACCTTGACTATGCTGTTCGCTCCTCATAATTAGCAATGGCAACAAAATATTATATGGCTGCCTAAAGCAAACTGAAAAGGATATGCCTCCTTGCAACTTCTGAATATAAAGGTAAAACAACCACACCAGTTCCTTTATTTCAGACTTGCATTAATGTTTTATAGGTTTCAGGTTAATTATTTTCCCAAAAATAAACCATCAATGCAATATTATTTCATTCCCTGCTAGATGGGCCCTGCCATTAGGTGCCATAATATCAGAAAATCATACCAAACCACAACAGCTTACTGTTCTTCTATTTTTGTTTACAAAAATCCCAGCTCAGCACCTCTTGGAAATAGTTATTTTGCAGTAACCAGCTATGAATAAGTACATGGGTACTGCCAACTACCAGTGGTCTGGTAGCTTTTTCAAATCCAGAATTTGtgcttttgttataatacttcaTCCATCAGTATTATTGCAAATCAAGAGTCTAGCAGTTCTTTGGTACATGAGAGCTTTTGCATGCCTAACCATCTCATTGTCATTGTATTATTGTGCTTACGTTGATTATTTGAACCTGAAAAGCAATGAGAGGTTGATGTTTATAGGACAAAAGGACGATGGATCCAGCGACTGTATGGCAGTAAAGGTTAGCCCTTAACCTGCCGCAAAAACTTCATTCATGAACTTCTCTTGGTAACAAAGCTATCATGATTCTTTTGTATTTTCATATTCTTTCAAATGTTTAGGTGAATGTCATTTTGCACATTTCACATATCTTTTCATGGTCATACATTTCTGTAGTGAGAACGCTTTGTAATCTATGGGATTTGTTACTCATGATGCCTGAACATATAGGTACATTTTAATGTTGTCAAGTAACACtgttgataagggtatatatcTTCAAAGTCTTAGAATTTTTACTCAACATGTTGAGTCTTAAGGATGTTTTTCCCCTTATAATGCTCCGTGTTACATGCACTGTTTCTTTTTATACCGAAGCTTGCAGACCGCTGCATAGATACAGGCTATTAATAATCAATCAAGAAAACCGATACCTTCCAACCATGTTTCCTGGGGTCAAAGGAAGTTCTCTTCGGAAACATAGAAGATAAAGACTGCAGGGTATTTAAACAGAATGGAATTCAAAGATTATATAACAATGTGAAGCTTATCAGTTAGGGGCATTTGGTCCAACTCTTTCGGGATAATAAAATCGTATTATGTGTTTGAAGTCAAAGCAGGCTGTGGTTATTCATGTTTGTTCAAAGTTGTTACACTTGAGATTTCTTTGTGGGGGCTAAATCCGTTGTTATATACTGTCTGATCATCCCCGCAATCGATTCTTTATGGCCATCGCTCATGCTGGTGAGCGCAAACAGCCAACTATCTAAATTTGGTTCTATTATCTCTGAACTATTagttcctttctttctttgctctacAAATTGCAGGCACGGTTTCCTCACCTCTTTATTTGTACTGCTCTGTTTTGGAATGAGGAACGTATCCGTGCCTGTAGTAGTCAACATATCCTCATGTAAGAGTTGCACAGGCTTTATGCAATGTCTAAATTGCGCCTTTTCCTATGATTCATGCTACTAAACAGCTCCTTGCATATAGGCTAATAATATTTCCTCTAATAGTTATGCTTAGCCTAACCAAGTGTTGCCGCTGTACTCATTTCTTTCTAACAGCAGCTGTCTCTAATTATCTATTCTCTAATGTTTCTCTTTCTACTTCAGGTTTGATCCATACTGTATGCCATCCATGTAAGGATCGCAAAGCCTTTGTTCCCCTTCTACAGATCCCTTTTGTTCCATGATATATAATACGTGCTCCACATCTTATaaggtactccctctgtcccttttTCTCCGTCGATTGAGCCTCCTCCTAGATACACGAGACAATCAATGAACCTGGACACAAGTGACATGCAAATACGTGAACAATGCTCTGAACCTGGACTGTTTGAACCATAGCCAAAACGACCCAAAaaaagggacagagggagtaataatTTCCTTGCACAATTGTTCATGACATCATCCATAACTATTTTGTCAGTACAAGGCTGTTCTTAACCTCAAATCATTTATTCCATATGTTTTGGTGGCCTCATTTTAGCTATCTACATAGCAAGCAATCGTCCTTGAGTCAGGAGAGAACAAGACAGAGCCATCCGCCTTTTGGTCAGCTAACATGTAGCTTTAATATTTTGCCAGCTAGCTACGTTTGCCGTTGGCGAGACCAACATTGCTCCTACTATTGCAGCGCTGCTCCTATGTGTAAAAATACGTAATTTTGTTGCAATATGTGCACATACATGGTTCATTGTCCTTTACGTTTTCAGACCCGCTGCTGAATGGTCATATACAAAATTTTTATGCTTCTGTCACTACATCCAAACAAAAATGAATCCATACGCACCTATCACTCTTACACTGCCTACCAGCGCGCGGGGGTTCTGGCTAGTATGGTCCCTACAAATCTccggcctgttcgggaggccgcaaacgatcgtggattatttactgctggctagtttggtgtgagagaaaaacactgttcccgactgaaaatttacgatcgtttacgagcaagcgaacaggctgctcgTTAACTTGTAATGTATTTTTTAAATCAtaaccggggggggggggcagatCCACTGTCGGAGGCTTCTACATGAGTGGAGTATGGGGAAGGGAAAAATCGAGGCAAGCTTTCCTCCGTAAAATCTATGGAGAGCCtggtgagacagctctcaccaccgCACTAGGCCTGCCATTCCTGAATTAAAAATAAGAAGTAGGTTAACATCTAAGAGCATTTGCAATAGTTCTCAAAAAATCAATTGATAAATCAATGAGTTTTCCAAATGGCTTAAAAAGTTGGGTGTATATTTGTTGACCTTCTTCGACAGTTTTCAAAATCctgctcctaaaatatagaatacAATTTTGCATTAGGAATCCTAGACTACTGTCAATCACCCGAACCACTTTTATACTTTCTTTTTCGCTTGTATATTTACGTTTGGAACCCTGTCCAACTCTTTATTCTTCCCCCACATCTTTCTACCTTCAAATTGGCGGACCGGTAGGCACGCGTATATTTCCGCGGCTAATTTTGCCAAGTGCGAAAAGATTGGGAGTTAAGAGTAACTCAAAGAGACTCTCTGTATCATATCCTTCCTAAATGttagaaatagagattttgatgaaaaacTATCCTCCAGTAGCTTCTCCGAATGATcatccaaatatagccatcttctattctGTTTTTTCGCTAgcaaaaaatagaagacgagaatgactTAGTGCGCATGAGATATAGGAAATCTGTAAGAGAACGAAAAGATATAGAAATCATTTTTTATGCGAATGActctctaaatgatgatttagataGTGAGATTTAAAAAGGCTCTTGGAGATTATCTAAGGTAGGTAGTTGTTGGAGAGCAGTTTTTTTTATCTTACCCAAAAAAATCAAGATTGAGTGggttttggaaactcttggagatatTCTAAGGTCCTATTTAGGAGGGATACTCCTCCATAGTGGCTTTGGTTTCTAAAGTAATCTTACgctctaagagcatctctaagagtctTTCTAAAATTTTCTCTCTAAATCATGAATTAGAGAATCAATTGAGTAAAAAAAATCACTTTTTATATCTTTATATCCAGCTTTTTATATCTGGTGTGCACTCTAGAGAGCCATCCTCGCTCTCCATGGCTAGCGAAAAATCTAGAATAAATGATGTCTATATTCGAAGAACCGATTAAAGAGGTCAATTAGAGGTTTTTTCACCAACATCTCCATTCCAATAAATTAGAAATGATACAAAGAGACTCTTGGAGTTactctaaggccttgtttagttggagaaattttttgggaaatggtactgtagcaatttcattgttatttggcaattagtgtccaattatagtctaattaggcttaaaagattcgtctcgtgaatttcgtctaaaccgtgtaattagttttattttttatttatatttaatacttcatgcatgcgtccaaagattcgatgtgacggggaatcttgaaaaattttgcaaaatgaagtggaactaaacggtacctaagctatttctctttcttttttaaaaaatacgCTAGAAATCGATAAACTCAGAGTCAAGAGAAGCTCTTTGTGTTGAACTATAAATCTTTCAAAATAGAATTTGGAAAACTACGCAGGTTGTGTTGAAAATGAAAACCTTTCACATTGAGTTAAACCATCACATCTGGAGGTCTTGTTTATTGGGCAACAGAACCTCATCAATTGTATTTCAATTATCTCTTGTATGAGAATGTATCTGTAAATCCCACGCCCACCGCCATCATCGATCCACCTTAGTTCGGTCACCAATGGGAAGCCATGCCTACTTCACCGAAACCCAAAACCGTTTCTCATCGGGAGGCCTCACCCTCTTCCTCTACCTAGCCTTCTACCGGCGCTAGTATAGTGGAGATCTATCGGAACCTACATcaatttcttcttcttttagtcTTGTTTGGATGTCCATGTTTCACCTCAATCTATGAGTTGGGTGGGTTGATGTGGAATTTAGTGGGCAAATCCTGGATCTATTTGATTTGGAAATATAGCGTTAGATTAGATTAGGAAGGCGATATCATCGGGGGCTGATATGCGCTGACCAGAGTGGCACCCAATCATGCGCCGACTAGAAATTAATAATGCTTACGGTTTGTTATAGAGGTCGAAAGACTATACTTGGGCCGTGTAAAAAAAGCAGGTGGCTAAGCAGCGCGTATACAGAGAAAGCACATGCAGGTGAATACTTTTGCTCACATCATCCATATCGCGTTTCAAAGTTTTAAAAGTTGTATTTCTTAaactaaattttaaatttaaattacGATTGCACCATAGTGTTTCTTACAATAAATCCTTCAATGTAAGATATCACtttatattttaaaaaatattaaataatttttttgatgaagatataatatttttttattaagcATATACGATGTTCTAGGCCCTCTAAAGACAaatgttttaaattttaaaaataaaatatttcaGGAGCATAATAAAATACATTATATAAGACATATGTTCTTCTATTAAATCTCACTCAAAGATAATTACAAAACATCACAATTATGTAACGTGAATATAACAAAATACGTGATaggacatacatatatatatactacgttaaCATTGTAACAAAATACGTAAGAGAATAAAAAACTATGGAAACATTATAAATTACACAGTAGAACATCACATGTGCAATATGTGAGCATCTTAGAATATATCATCGAACATCATATACACAGTGGACATCTCATTTCTTTATCCCATCTTCTCGCCGTCGCCTCTCGCATCCCCGCCCTCCGACCCCCCGCGACGCCGCTCTCCGACCCCCGcgacccgcgccgccgccctcCGACGCCCGCGACTCCGCCGCAGCCGCCCTCTGCACCGCTATCGCCGCGTACCCCTGCGACTCCGACCGTGGTCCGCAGTCCGGCTCGTCGCCAGTACTCGGAGCCCGCAGGCGGCGCCCGCAGCCGAGCCGGAGGTCGCCAGCGCCGCCAGAAGACTTGCTTCGAGGGATTTCCCTAGGGTTGGTCTTATTCTGACGGCCTTTTGTTTGCTAATTTGATTGCAGCATGGTTTGCCTGCTTACTGAATCCCGTTCAGTTTATGGTATGAAtctgttcttcctcttcttcaggGCACAAGGTCAATCAGGTGTGGTTGCACTTTTCCATTTTTAGGGTTCAGCTAAACTGAACCCTCATGTCCCATGGTGTGCCCGCCCCCATGTTAGAAGAGTTGGCGAGGGAGGCAACACTCGCCGATGTGTCTATTCTTGTGGATGGGAATGGCGCAGAGCTACATGGCAATGGCGCAGAGGTACATGGTAATGACGCAGAGTTACATGGCAATGGCGCAGTGCTGAAAAGAGTTGAGGTGCCCCAGGTTAGAGAGGTGTAGGTTAGTTTGAATGTTTATTTTTGGTGCTGACTGCTATGGAAACTTGTAATGCTTTGCTTTGTCACTAGGATTTGGGAGGGATTTCGCCCAAGGAGGTGCCGCTGCATGAGGGCAAGGAGGTGATACTCGTGGATGATAATGATAGCGGGCAGGAAGATGATGGGGAGGGTAAGGTGGATGAGAACGCACCGCGTGTTGGGCTGAGATTCAAAACTTATGATGATGCTCTCAAGTACTATAAACAATATGCTGAGGATTCTCGGTTTTCAGCGATCATTCTGAAGTCGTCTTATTTAAAGTCAGGGGTGTgccgaaggttggtgattggatGTAGTCGAGCTGGGAGAGGGAGAGCAAATGCGTGCTATCTATCGAGAGAGTCGACCAAGATAAATTGTCCAGCAAGGATCTCTTTGAAGTTAAGGCAAGATAGATGGCTTCATATTGATGATGCTAAGCTCGAGCACAACCATCCACTAAACCAGTCCTCTACATCACTCATTAATTGTTATAAAAAGCTAACAGATGCCAAGAATGGGGGATCTGCCTCACGACTGAAGGGTCGCAGGAACATTCCAGCTGAAAAAGAGCAAGTGAACTTCACGGAGATAGGAAGGCTTAAATTTGGGGAAGGAGACGATGAATATATCCAGAAGTTTTTTGGGACTATGCAGAACAAGAATCCTTACTTCTTCTACTCAGTAGATTTGGATAATCAGGGCCGTTTGAGGAACTTATTTTGGAGTGATGCTAGGTCACGGGCAGCGAATGATTACTTTGGTCATGATGTTGTTTACTTTGACACCTCATACTtgacagaaaaatatgatttgccACTTGTTTTCTTCACTGGGATGAATAACCATGGTCAGCCTGTTCTGTTTGGTGCTGGTTTACTATCAGATCTAAGTGCTGATAGTTATGCTTGGTTATTTAGAGCTTTTTTATCATGTATGAAGGGTCTCTGCCCAAAGGCAATCATCACTGAACATTACAATGCTATTCTAGATGCTGTTCAAGAAGTTCTCCCTGAAGTTAGACATCGCCTTTGCCTGTATCGAATTATGAAAGATGTAGCAGAGAACTTGAAAGAACATGCAGATTTTAAAACAATCAAGAAAGCACTGAAGAAAGTAACATATGGGTCTTTGAAGATCCCAGAGTTTGAAATGGACTGGAAGAAGATTATCGAGGAACATGGACTTGGAGAAAACGGGTGCCTCAGTTCCCTTTATGAGCATCGCCAACTCTGGGCACCTGCATATCTGAGAGATAAATTCTGGGCAGGGATGTCTATTTCACAGCGTGGGGAGTCTATTTCCTCGTACTATGATGGGTTTGTGTACCCAAAAACTTCTTTGAAGCAATTTTTCAGTAAATATGAGATGATATTAgagaacaaatacaagaaggagtGGCAAGCAGATGAAGAATCTTCCCATAGGTCTCCATTGACTGTAACAAAATTCTACATGGAAGAACAGCTGGCCAAAGCCTACACAATAAACATGTTCAGAAAATTTCAAGATGAGTTGAAAGCAACAATGTATTGCGATGGTATGCCAATTAAAGTTGATGGCCGACTTGTTACTTTTGAAGTGAAAGAATGCTCATACATGGAAGATGGAAAGGACACAGAGAGCAGGACCTATGAAGTTTACTTTTGTAAAGAAGAGCCCAAAGTTGAAATTGAGTGTGAATGTGGTTTCGTTCAGTTCACTGGCATCCTGTGTAGACATGCACTGTCTGTGTTGAAGTTGCAGGAGATATTTGAGATCCCAAAAGATTATGTTCTTGATCGCTGGAGAAGGGATTATAAGAAATTATATTCTAACGCAAAGAAACCTAATGAAATGCCCCTTAGTGACATTGTTGAGCGCTCTGATTATTTGTTCACACAATGTAGTCAGCTGCTCAATCTAGGGTTTGTATCTGAGAGTAGGTACCTTGTTGCTCTGAAGTTACTGAGAGAAGCGGAAAGATCTCTTCTGGATGATGGACTGCCTGCTAGAGACAGGCAGCCAATGCTTCTTTCCTTTGAGGCTGATGCACAAGAAAATGGTCAAGGCCTTTTTAGTCCTCAGTTTTCAGAGGGAGTAAAGAATTCTCAGTCAGCCCATGCAAAGCGCCGTGGTCGGCCACCGAAGAAAGTGACAGAATCTAATGATGACACCGTAACACAGCCAAATAAAGAACAGGTCAGTCTCAGTTCCCTTTTTTCTCGAGAGTATATTCATGAGCCTCAGACCCACACTTCAGTTAATATAATATGAATACCCCTTTTGTTGTTCATGGATATTCTTGTTGAGCAGGATTTCCTACGGTCATCATTTGTCAGAGACAATACAAATATGATCCAAGGGCCGTCTTCTGCCTCCCATCTTGAAGGTCCTCACATGGGAGTTCAAGGAGGCATTGATTTAATGGTACACATTATTATTTTTGTTTGCCGCTGCTATTAATACTACATATATTTGATAAAGTCTCGCTGCAAACTTACACAGGAAGGAATACCAAATCTCTCATTTGGTAATCATTTTGGAATGGATATTAATCACCAGCATCAAGTGCCCAGCCACCAAAGGATGCAGCAGAACAATTTTATACAGGTTTCTGTCATACAATTGGCCATGTCTTGATAATTTCGTATAGTTGTCTTTGTTTGCAACTATTTTTTTTTGACACCTTGTTTTTTAGGTGCAGGCAGAACCACATGGGTTTGGGAATCAGTGGGTTTACCACCCAATGCTGCAGGTATTTCTAGTCAATCTTGGTTCTTGACTTTGAAGTTTATCTATGGATATCTGTCTGAAAATGACTCATATGGCCATGTTGCAGGATAATCCAGTGCTAAGAACTCCTACGCGAAGAGCAGGGTAGTGCATATTCATTGCTCCAATTATTTCAGTTAAACTTTAGGTAACGTGTCAGCTTTTTCTTATCCATGTAGCTATGTGTCTTGTTTAATTTTTCCATCATCCTCCAAGTGCCAACCTTTAagactttttatttttcttggtTCAGAATTGTGCCCATGCATATTCTGTGAGAAATGCTATTCCTTATTTACTTTGATATATATAGGTATTTGAGTTAACTTGCATGGGTATGCCACTTGGGTTCTTGAAGAATTGAGTCCCACACCTTAACTGTGTTATATTGTCAATGGGGTCCAAAATTTGCTTAATTGGTCGTGACATAACATCTTTGGTTCAATCTATATTGTTTTCTTTTAGAGTTTTCAATCTATCTAtattattttctgaccaatggTCATCGTGTGGAATAAATAGAAAAATCGAACATCTTTCAATGTGGACAGACTATTACATGCTTTTGGTATGTTTATATAGCATTGTTTAATATTATCCAGCAAAAGTATAGCTACACTTTAACTTTATACACTGTCACAGCAAGATGCAATTGATAGTTAATAATTGAAGTTGGGTTTGGACTTAACTCGACACTCCTTTACAAGATTAGGGACCTAAATACGAATTCTTGTTTGAAGGACTTGAACAAAACACATGAACTGTGATGCATTTTCATCACTCgttctaatattttttttatacacAAACTCAGTAACATCAGGATTTTTCCCACCCCTTCTTTTAATCAAGATCAGAGCCCCTGTTGTTTCATTAGAAAAAACCACCACTTCAAGCTTATTTTGCATTGCTACGAAAGTACTCAGCACTTGAGTGTGCTATATGCCATGTCTGGGTCACACGCTCACAGATGTGATGAGGGAAGAAGAGATCCTTGTAGTTTCTGCATTTTTTTTTCTGGCATGGCGCCATAGAGCTTATTTCAAACCGATCGCCATggtttatcacatgataacttCACTATTTTGTATTACCTACACTATTGCTAGTTATGGTAGTCATGCATCTCTAGACATAAATTTTTACCATGATAATTTCTTTACACCTGAGTTCAGCGATGATTTCTCAGCTTCACATATAGTTATGACCGTAGATGCAGTCATACACTACGACatgatttttgagcctaattGTTGTTTAGTATTGTAGTGTTGTCTTTTTGCCCAAGGCTTTATTTATAACATGAACTTTGATCATACACTGTACCCTTGTGAAACTATGTGTCGGGGATCGATATtaaggatacccaaagcaaggaagttagtgtCCACGCTGACTttcccggatggctcgagacatattaaaaggtctcgcccgaccccaaggccgcgggctctgtctcgcccgacctcgaggtcgcgggctccgtctcgctcgaccctgaggccgcgggctccgtctcgcccgacctcgagaccGCGGGTCCCGTCTtgtccgaccccttgggtgcgggctctgtctcgtccgCCCCCAAGGCCG encodes:
- the LOC136470280 gene encoding uncharacterized protein is translated as MRNQNNRKKNAAAATAATKPGAPATSAACDATPSEHRRRRRHDGRQVFSRLKAVVAPPALSSSGVGARDGRDQIRPNLHGRWLLRPNQLLRRVFLHGFFGDYVRSKLGSSRSKAKTPLHQPSGPLLHGVFGDHVRSALGFSRVEAKMSLRPEAAPAIWATRRPTSTAPTMCSLKYPQGCYFTITSLDSECPKIVIQSRDLSLGFVFLHGDIHAALQTLTMLFAPHN
- the LOC136477670 gene encoding protein FAR1-RELATED SEQUENCE 6-like isoform X2, whose protein sequence is MSHGVPAPMLEELAREATLADVSILVDGNGAELHGNGAEVHGNDAELHGNGAVLKRVEVPQDLGGISPKEVPLHEGKEVILVDDNDSGQEDDGEGKVDENAPRVGLRFKTYDDALKYYKQYAEDSRFSAIILKSSYLKSGVCRRLVIGCSRAGRGRANACYLSRESTKINCPARISLKLRQDRWLHIDDAKLEHNHPLNQSSTSLINCYKKLTDAKNGGSASRLKGRRNIPAEKEQVNFTEIGRLKFGEGDDEYIQKFFGTMQNKNPYFFYSVDLDNQGRLRNLFWSDARSRAANDYFGHDVVYFDTSYLTEKYDLPLVFFTGMNNHGQPVLFGAGLLSDLSADSYAWLFRAFLSCMKGLCPKAIITEHYNAILDAVQEVLPEVRHRLCLYRIMKDVAENLKEHADFKTIKKALKKVTYGSLKIPEFEMDWKKIIEEHGLGENGCLSSLYEHRQLWAPAYLRDKFWAGMSISQRGESISSYYDGFVYPKTSLKQFFSKYEMILENKYKKEWQADEESSHRSPLTVTKFYMEEQLAKAYTINMFRKFQDELKATMYCDGMPIKVDGRLVTFEVKECSYMEDGKDTESRTYEVYFCKEEPKVEIECECGFVQFTGILCRHALSVLKLQEIFEIPKDYVLDRWRRDYKKLYSNAKKPNEMPLSDIVERSDYLFTQCSQLLNLGFVSESRYLVALKLLREAERSLLDDGLPARDRQPMLLSFEADAQENGQGLFSPQFSEGVKNSQSAHAKRRGRPPKKVTESNDDTVTQPNKEQDFLRSSFVRDNTNMIQGPSSASHLEGPHMGVQGGIDLMEGIPNLSFGNHFGMDINHQHQVPSHQRMQQNNFIQAEPHGFGNQWVYHPMLQDNPVLRTPTRRAG
- the LOC136477670 gene encoding protein FAR1-RELATED SEQUENCE 6-like isoform X1; the encoded protein is MSHGVPAPMLEELAREATLADVSILVDGNGAELHGNGAEVHGNDAELHGNGAVLKRVEVPQDLGGISPKEVPLHEGKEVILVDDNDSGQEDDGEGKVDENAPRVGLRFKTYDDALKYYKQYAEDSRFSAIILKSSYLKSGVCRRLVIGCSRAGRGRANACYLSRESTKINCPARISLKLRQDRWLHIDDAKLEHNHPLNQSSTSLINCYKKLTDAKNGGSASRLKGRRNIPAEKEQVNFTEIGRLKFGEGDDEYIQKFFGTMQNKNPYFFYSVDLDNQGRLRNLFWSDARSRAANDYFGHDVVYFDTSYLTEKYDLPLVFFTGMNNHGQPVLFGAGLLSDLSADSYAWLFRAFLSCMKGLCPKAIITEHYNAILDAVQEVLPEVRHRLCLYRIMKDVAENLKEHADFKTIKKALKKVTYGSLKIPEFEMDWKKIIEEHGLGENGCLSSLYEHRQLWAPAYLRDKFWAGMSISQRGESISSYYDGFVYPKTSLKQFFSKYEMILENKYKKEWQADEESSHRSPLTVTKFYMEEQLAKAYTINMFRKFQDELKATMYCDGMPIKVDGRLVTFEVKECSYMEDGKDTESRTYEVYFCKEEPKVEIECECGFVQFTGILCRHALSVLKLQEIFEIPKDYVLDRWRRDYKKLYSNAKKPNEMPLSDIVERSDYLFTQCSQLLNLGFVSESRYLVALKLLREAERSLLDDGLPARDRQPMLLSFEADAQENGQGLFSPQFSEGVKNSQSAHAKRRGRPPKKVTESNDDTVTQPNKEQDFLRSSFVRDNTNMIQGPSSASHLEGPHMGVQGGIDLMEGIPNLSFGNHFGMDINHQHQVPSHQRMQQNNFIQVQAEPHGFGNQWVYHPMLQDNPVLRTPTRRAG